TGCCGAACCCGTCATCGGCCAGAACCTTGCCCACCAGCAACTCGGCCCCCGGCGCCACGCCGTAGCGCGGCCCGAGCGCGGGTTGCAGCGGGCCTGCGACGGTGCCGCAGCAATGGGTGCCGTGGCCATGGCCGTCCTGCGCCGTCTCGGTCCCGACGAAAGAGGCGGTGCGCGCGCCAAGCACATCCGTGAAGTCCGGGTGGGTGAGGTCGAGCCCGGTGTCGAGCACCGCGACCTTCACCCCCTCGCCGGTCAACTCCGGGCGTCGGTCCGACCCGATGGCGTCGAGGCCCCAGGTCGTCCAGTTGCGCGGCCGCCAGAATCCCTGCGCCCCCGCCGGTCCCGTGGGGCGGGGGCCCTCGCCGAGCAGCATGTTCGCGAGATCGCGCACCCCGCGCAGATACGCGTCCCTCTCGGCCCCCATCGCGCGGGAGGGCGGGCGTAGACCCTCTTCGGCCTCCTGCGCTTCGGCGGGATCGAGGCGCACCGGGCGCGGGATCGACATGACCTCATTGCGCTCCACCGCCGCGATGCCGGACTGGTCGCGCATGTCCCTCGCCTCTGCCTCGGTCATGTCCATCTCGGCTACCGCAAGGCGCTCATAGAGCAGCGCGCTGGTCTTGCGGGCGCCGCGCGCCTGGAACCGCAGGGCGCCATTCGCACCCTTGGGGCTGCGGTCGCCCAACATGGACGACAGCATTGCCGCATTGTTTTCCGAGGGTTTCTCGAAAACCACGATGTGTGTGGGATGGCCGTCGCGGTTGAGAACCTGTCCACTGCCGGGCATGGGAATTCCTTTCACTTTGCAAATAGCTGTTGCGCCTTAAAATGATCGGCACACACCGAAGCGTAGCAGAGTTCCGAATTTGCGACAAACCCGTCGGCGGCACACTGCCACGGGGCGCGCGGCAAAGCGCCTTGAAATCTTCACAAGGGCGGCGTATCTGCACGGGGTCCGACACCGAGAGGCAATGCGTACCGATGGCCATCACCAA
The Dinoroseobacter shibae DFL 12 = DSM 16493 genome window above contains:
- a CDS encoding S8 family peptidase codes for the protein MPGSGQVLNRDGHPTHIVVFEKPSENNAAMLSSMLGDRSPKGANGALRFQARGARKTSALLYERLAVAEMDMTEAEARDMRDQSGIAAVERNEVMSIPRPVRLDPAEAQEAEEGLRPPSRAMGAERDAYLRGVRDLANMLLGEGPRPTGPAGAQGFWRPRNWTTWGLDAIGSDRRPELTGEGVKVAVLDTGLDLTHPDFTDVLGARTASFVGTETAQDGHGHGTHCCGTVAGPLQPALGPRYGVAPGAELLVGKVLADDGFGMMSQIIDGITWALNEGAQVISMSLGSARAEGAGFSRVYEMVFRRLLSEGVLPICAAGNESDRPGLIAPVGNPAACPGAMAVAAVDRRMDPGDFSCGQVDRIGLLDIAGPGVGVHSAWTGGGYRRISGTSMATPHVAGVAALHLQADPSTTGDDLRALMKMQATALGPVRDFGAGLVQVPANPGVPVG